CACCGTGGTCATCAACTCGGCCGTTCGCGTCAGCCCCGCCGCCGTCACTCACGGCAAGCTGACCGTGCGCATCGAAGAGCAGCAGCGCGTCAGCCAGCCCATGCCGTTCAGCAAGGGCGAGACCGCCGTCGAGCAGTCGAGCACGCTGGGCGTCAATGAAGAGAAGCGCCCGATGTTCCTGCTGGAGCCGGGCCCGCGCCTCGCCGATGTGGTCAAGGCAGTGAACGCGATCGGCGCATCGCCGGCCGATCTGGTCGCGATCCTCGAAGCGCTCAAGGAGGCCGGCGCGCTGCGCGCCGAGCTGATCATCCTGTGAGCGGCGCTATCGACAACTCGCTCAAGCTGACCGGCACCGCGGGGGGCGTGTCGAACGATCGCACGCGCCTGGCTTCGAAGGAAAATCTCGAAGCCGCCGGCCAGCGGTTCGAAGCGATCTTCACCGGCATGATGCTCAAGTCGATGCGCGCCACGAAGCTGGGCGACGGCCTGTTCGACAACAAGACCAGCCAGCAGTTTCGCGACATGCAGGACACCCAGCTCGCGCAGAGCATGGCGACGCATTCGCCGATCGGCATCGGCCGCGCGATGACCGAGTTCCTCGCCCGCGCCCAGCCGGTCGAGCCGGCTGCCGCCGCGCCCGTGGCGGACGCGAGCGCGAGCGCCACCACTGATGGGAACGTGAAATGAGCGACATGCTCTCGATCGGCGCGTCGGGCGTCCGCGCCTATCAGACGGCGCTGACCACGGTTTCGGAGAATATCGCGAACGCCGGCAACGCCGGCTATACGCGCCGCGCGACCAATCTGAAGGAAGTGATCGCAACAAGCTCGACCTCGGGTTCGTCGATCACCGGCCTGGGCGTGGTCGCCAATGGCGTGATCCGCCAGAGCGACGATCTGCGCGCCGCCGACGTGCGCAATGCCGGCGCCGATCTCGCCAAGACCGAAGCGGGCGCAGCCTGGCTCGAGCGGATCGAAAGCGCGCTGACCGGCAACCAGCTGGGTGACCGGCTGACCAGCTTCTTCAATTCGGCGACTGCCGTGGCCGCCGATCCCTCGGCGCTCGCCCCGCGCGCGACGATGCTCGAATCCGCCGCCAGCCTCGCTACGGCCTTTTCGGCCACCAGCGACGCGCTGACCGGTGCCGCCACCGATCTCGATGCGACCGCCGAAGCCGCGGTGGGCAATCTCAACAGCCTGCTCGCCGGTCTCGCGAAGATCAATTCGGGCATCGGCCGCACGTCGCCGGGTACCAGCGGCGCGGCTGCGCTGATGGACCAGCGCGACCAGATCCTCGAGCAGATGAGCGCGATCACCGATGTCTCGGTCAGCCTCGATGCGACCGGCCGCGCCACCGTGCGCGCCGGCGGCGAAGGCGGCCCGGTTCTGGTGCGCGGCGATCAGGCGTCGACGGTCACCTATGTCCAGAACGACGAAGGCGCGATGTCCTTCGCGGTGCATGGCGCGGGCGACACCCAGGTGCTGACGCCGATGGGCGGCGCGCTGGCCGGGATGGCGGAAGGCGCGCAGCGCATCGCCGCCGCGCGCGAGCAGCTCGACGCGATGGCGACCTCGTTCGTCGATGGCGTCAATGCGGTGCAGGCGAATGGCCGCGATCTCGCGGGCAATGCCGGCGCGCCGATGTTCGAGGCGGGCGATCCGCCGAGCAAGATCGCGATGACCCTCACCGATCCGCGCGGCATCGCCGCAGCGTCGGTGGGCGGCGGATCGCGCGACAACAGCAATCTCGCCAACCTGACCACGCTGCGCAGCGCGGGCAAGTTCGAGACCGGCCTGACCGATCTCGTCTCGTCGAACGCCGCCACGCTCGCCGCACGTCGCACCGTGGCGAGCGCGCAGGGCGTCATTCGCGACAACGCCGTGGCCGCCCACACTTCCGCCTCGGGCGTGAATGTCGACGAAGAAGCGGTCGACCTGATCCGCTTCCAGCAAGCCTATCAGGCGTCGAGCCGCGTGATCCAGGTCGCGCGCGATACCCTCCAATCGATTCTGGATATCCGCTGATGCGTATCGCCACTTCGCAGTCCTTCGATCGTCCCGCGTCGCTGATGGCGTCGCTGAACAGCAAGGCGGATCTGCTCCAGACCCAGATCGCAACGACGAAGAAATATTCGGCGCCGTCCGACAATGCATCGGCCTATGTGCAGGTGCAGGGGCTGAACCGCGCTGACGCGAATGCCGCCGCGTACAACGACAACGTCAAGCTGGCGCAGGGCATCCTCACCCAGGCCGATGGTGCGCTGGCGAATGTCGAAACCGAGTTGCAGCGCGCGCAGGAGCTGGCGCTGCAGGCGTCGAACGGCACGCTGACCGCGACCGACCGCGCCACCACCGCCGCTTCGCTGACCGCGATCATCGACGGGCTGCTGAGCATCGCCAATGCGACCGACGCGCGCGGCCAGCCGGTCTTCGGCGGCGCGACCGGCGATACGGCGTTCGTGAAGAATGCCGATGGCAGCATCACCTATGCCGGCACCGGCCAGCCTTCGGCGATCCCGATCGGCGACGGCGATTCGGTCGTCCCCGGCGTGACCGGCGACCGTGCGTTCGGCGACATGTTCGCGACTCTGGTCGCGCTGCGTGACGCGGTGGCTACCGGCGGGGAAGTGCCCGAAGGTTCGCTTGATGGCCTCAAGGGATCGCTCGACAGCGTCACCTCCGCCCGTGCCTCGATCGGCGCGCGCGGGGCGCGTCTCGACCTGGTCTATGACCGGATCGCGGACACCAAGGTGGCCAATGAAGAAGCGCGCAGCGCGATCGAAGGCACCGACATCTCGGCCTCGATCGCCGAACTGCA
The sequence above is drawn from the Sphingomonas sp. G-3-2-10 genome and encodes:
- a CDS encoding rod-binding protein, with translation MSGAIDNSLKLTGTAGGVSNDRTRLASKENLEAAGQRFEAIFTGMMLKSMRATKLGDGLFDNKTSQQFRDMQDTQLAQSMATHSPIGIGRAMTEFLARAQPVEPAAAAPVADASASATTDGNVK
- the flgK gene encoding flagellar hook-associated protein FlgK — its product is MSDMLSIGASGVRAYQTALTTVSENIANAGNAGYTRRATNLKEVIATSSTSGSSITGLGVVANGVIRQSDDLRAADVRNAGADLAKTEAGAAWLERIESALTGNQLGDRLTSFFNSATAVAADPSALAPRATMLESAASLATAFSATSDALTGAATDLDATAEAAVGNLNSLLAGLAKINSGIGRTSPGTSGAAALMDQRDQILEQMSAITDVSVSLDATGRATVRAGGEGGPVLVRGDQASTVTYVQNDEGAMSFAVHGAGDTQVLTPMGGALAGMAEGAQRIAAAREQLDAMATSFVDGVNAVQANGRDLAGNAGAPMFEAGDPPSKIAMTLTDPRGIAAASVGGGSRDNSNLANLTTLRSAGKFETGLTDLVSSNAATLAARRTVASAQGVIRDNAVAAHTSASGVNVDEEAVDLIRFQQAYQASSRVIQVARDTLQSILDIR
- the flgL gene encoding flagellar hook-associated protein FlgL, producing the protein MRIATSQSFDRPASLMASLNSKADLLQTQIATTKKYSAPSDNASAYVQVQGLNRADANAAAYNDNVKLAQGILTQADGALANVETELQRAQELALQASNGTLTATDRATTAASLTAIIDGLLSIANATDARGQPVFGGATGDTAFVKNADGSITYAGTGQPSAIPIGDGDSVVPGVTGDRAFGDMFATLVALRDAVATGGEVPEGSLDGLKGSLDSVTSARASIGARGARLDLVYDRIADTKVANEEARSAIEGTDISASIAELQKTLTVLQATQASFTKLSGMSLFDYLR